From one Paenibacillus sp. FSL K6-1330 genomic stretch:
- the murA gene encoding UDP-N-acetylglucosamine 1-carboxyvinyltransferase, whose amino-acid sequence MSKFIVRGGKRLTGSVKVSGAKNSVLPIIAASLLGEVGESVIIDAPPLDDVITISKVLESLGAGITYQDEVIRVNAEHITTCEAPYEWVRKMRASFLVMGPLLARCGRTRISLPGGCAIGTRPIDQHLKGFEALGAEISLGQGYIEAKSNGRLRGAKVYLDVASVGATENIMMAATLAEGITVIENAAKEPEIVDLANYLNAMGAKVRGAGTGVIRIEGVEKMHGVKHNVIPDRIEAGTFMAAAAITGGDVYVEGAIADHLGPVISKMEEMGITIEPDENGIRVIADKPLKSVDVKTLPYPGFPTDMQSQMMALLLVSEGTSVVTETVFENRFMHVDEFQLMNAEIKVEGRSAIVTGGAKLKGAKVTATDLRAGAALILAGLVSEGTTEVGGVQHIDRGYVHLAEKLSGLGADIWRISTEDQSSEKVSKKVASETEDAKVFKVQPTWV is encoded by the coding sequence ATGAGCAAATTTATCGTCCGCGGTGGCAAAAGACTGACCGGAAGCGTCAAAGTCAGCGGAGCAAAAAATTCAGTTCTTCCGATCATCGCTGCCTCTCTACTAGGGGAAGTTGGGGAAAGTGTTATTATTGACGCGCCTCCTCTTGACGATGTAATTACAATCAGTAAAGTATTGGAGTCGCTTGGTGCGGGCATTACATATCAGGATGAAGTGATACGTGTAAATGCAGAGCACATAACGACATGTGAAGCACCTTATGAATGGGTGCGGAAGATGCGGGCGTCTTTTCTGGTCATGGGACCTTTATTGGCACGTTGTGGACGAACCCGGATTTCGCTTCCCGGGGGGTGTGCTATCGGCACAAGACCCATTGATCAACACCTAAAAGGATTTGAAGCTCTCGGGGCTGAGATTAGCCTCGGACAAGGATATATTGAAGCTAAAAGCAATGGCAGATTGCGTGGGGCGAAGGTCTATTTGGACGTAGCCAGCGTGGGTGCTACTGAAAATATTATGATGGCTGCTACATTGGCTGAAGGGATTACGGTAATCGAAAATGCGGCGAAAGAGCCGGAAATTGTCGATTTAGCGAATTACCTGAATGCAATGGGCGCCAAAGTTCGCGGTGCGGGCACGGGTGTGATTCGTATCGAGGGCGTTGAGAAGATGCATGGCGTTAAGCATAACGTAATTCCTGACCGAATTGAAGCAGGCACCTTTATGGCTGCGGCTGCAATCACGGGCGGTGATGTGTATGTCGAAGGAGCCATTGCAGACCACCTTGGACCGGTTATTTCCAAGATGGAAGAGATGGGGATTACCATTGAACCGGACGAGAATGGAATTCGCGTTATCGCTGACAAACCATTAAAGTCGGTTGATGTGAAAACCTTGCCTTATCCTGGGTTCCCAACCGATATGCAGTCCCAGATGATGGCTCTTTTGCTGGTTTCCGAAGGTACAAGTGTTGTTACGGAAACGGTATTTGAAAACCGCTTTATGCATGTGGACGAATTTCAGCTGATGAATGCAGAGATCAAAGTTGAAGGACGTTCTGCCATCGTTACGGGCGGCGCTAAGCTTAAAGGTGCCAAAGTAACGGCAACGGATCTGCGTGCAGGGGCTGCCTTGATATTAGCCGGGCTTGTATCGGAGGGGACTACCGAAGTTGGCGGCGTACAGCATATCGATCGCGGCTATGTTCATTTAGCGGAGAAGCTGTCTGGACTTGGCGCGGATATCTGGCGTATTTCGACGGAGGACCAGAGCTCGGAGAAAGTTTCGAAAAAAGTGGCAAGTGAAACAGAAGACGCAAAAGTTTTCAAAGTTCAACCTACCTGGGTGTAA